One segment of Amycolatopsis alba DSM 44262 DNA contains the following:
- a CDS encoding DUF6338 family protein, whose translation MIPQTLGALFAFLGLVAPGLVFELTRERKRLHAPCSTFREASRVALASFSLILGAATIQAAVWTVFPGLSINLSEWLRTGGSYTQEHITRITGNLIFTTATACALALIVAQAVSAIKRETASLSNGNPWQEALRSDRPRDSNAWAHVQLQDGTGFFGYVESWTLNEKSEERDILLYGTSMKRVKSTAASTDDADDIGLRWEKVVISASQISYIRVQYRDALGELVPSKRRKVELNVLEQAHEDLAATATGPTTDKLES comes from the coding sequence ATGATCCCACAGACATTAGGCGCCCTATTCGCATTCCTTGGCCTAGTAGCACCCGGCCTCGTGTTTGAACTAACCCGCGAACGCAAGCGACTTCATGCACCATGCTCAACTTTTAGGGAAGCATCACGCGTAGCTCTGGCCAGCTTCAGCTTAATCCTCGGCGCAGCGACCATACAGGCAGCTGTCTGGACAGTCTTTCCCGGTCTCTCAATAAATCTGAGCGAGTGGCTAAGAACCGGTGGATCGTACACACAGGAACACATCACCAGGATTACCGGCAACCTTATCTTCACGACAGCGACGGCCTGCGCATTAGCGTTGATCGTCGCTCAGGCAGTATCGGCCATAAAGCGCGAGACAGCCTCGTTGTCGAACGGAAACCCCTGGCAAGAAGCGCTTCGATCCGATCGACCACGAGACAGCAACGCCTGGGCACATGTGCAGCTACAGGACGGGACAGGCTTTTTTGGCTATGTCGAGTCATGGACATTGAACGAGAAGTCAGAGGAGCGAGACATACTGCTCTACGGAACGAGCATGAAGAGAGTCAAGTCGACAGCCGCGAGTACGGACGACGCTGACGACATAGGCCTACGCTGGGAGAAAGTTGTTATCTCCGCTTCCCAAATATCCTACATTCGAGTTCAGTACCGTGATGCCCTCGGCGAGTTGGTTCCTTCGAAACGAAGGAAGGTTGAGCTGAACGTTTTGGAGCAAGCACACGAGGATCTAGCGGCAACCGCTACCGGTCCGACAACCGACAAGCTTGAATCTTGA
- a CDS encoding acyl-CoA dehydrogenase family protein, with translation MTKVSDGPGLYQLAEEHEELRAAVRALAEKEIEPYAAEVDEDERYPIEAYNALVKSGFNAVHIEEAYDGQGADAIAACIVIEEVARVDASASLIPAVNKLGTVPIILSASEDLKKLVLPSIASGETSASYALSEREAGSDTASMRTRAKLDGDHWVLNGTKCWITNAGESSWYTVMAVTDPNAEKKANGISAFVVHKDDPGFTVGSKERKLGIKGSPTREIHFENCTIPADRIIGEPGTGLKTALRTLDHTRPTIGAQALGIAQGALDASIAYVKERKQFGKSISEFQGVQFMLADMGIKIEAARNLVYASAAATERGDKRGGYMAAAAKAYASDIAMSVTTDAVQLFGGAGYTRDFPVERMMRDAKITQIYEGTNQIQRMVMARALLKG, from the coding sequence GTGACGAAGGTGTCTGACGGTCCGGGTCTGTACCAGCTTGCCGAGGAGCACGAGGAGCTGCGGGCCGCGGTGCGTGCCCTCGCGGAGAAGGAGATCGAGCCGTACGCGGCCGAGGTCGATGAGGACGAGCGCTACCCGATCGAGGCGTACAACGCGCTGGTCAAGTCGGGTTTCAACGCCGTCCACATCGAGGAGGCCTACGACGGCCAGGGCGCGGACGCCATCGCCGCCTGCATCGTGATCGAAGAGGTCGCGCGTGTCGACGCGTCGGCGTCGCTGATCCCGGCGGTGAACAAGCTGGGCACGGTGCCGATCATCCTTTCGGCGTCGGAAGACCTCAAGAAGCTCGTGCTGCCGTCGATCGCCTCGGGCGAGACCTCGGCGTCCTACGCGCTTTCGGAGCGCGAAGCCGGCTCGGACACCGCCTCGATGCGCACCCGCGCGAAGCTCGACGGCGACCACTGGGTGCTGAACGGCACCAAGTGCTGGATCACCAACGCGGGTGAATCGTCCTGGTACACCGTGATGGCGGTGACCGACCCCAACGCCGAGAAGAAGGCCAACGGCATCTCCGCGTTCGTCGTGCACAAGGACGACCCCGGCTTCACCGTCGGCTCGAAGGAGCGGAAGCTCGGCATCAAGGGCTCGCCGACCCGCGAGATCCACTTCGAGAACTGCACCATCCCGGCCGACCGCATCATCGGCGAGCCCGGCACCGGCCTGAAGACCGCGCTGCGCACCCTCGACCACACTCGCCCGACCATCGGCGCGCAGGCGCTGGGCATCGCGCAGGGCGCGCTCGACGCGTCCATCGCGTACGTCAAGGAGCGCAAGCAGTTCGGCAAGTCGATCTCGGAGTTCCAGGGTGTCCAGTTCATGCTGGCCGACATGGGCATCAAGATCGAGGCCGCCCGGAACCTCGTCTACGCCTCCGCCGCGGCGACCGAACGCGGCGACAAGCGCGGCGGCTACATGGCCGCGGCCGCGAAGGCGTACGCGTCGGACATCGCGATGTCGGTCACGACGGACGCGGTGCAGCTCTTCGGCGGCGCGGGCTACACGCGCGACTTCCCGGTGGAGCGCATGATGCGCGACGCGAAGATCACGCAGATCTACGAAGGCACCAACCAGATCCAGCGCATGGTCATGGCGCGCGCCCTGCTCAAGGGCTGA
- a CDS encoding glycosyltransferase 87 family protein: protein MTRTVPADTNGDVSASRPQHRLSLRRSLARLSVRPRSILILSVIPLVAIGFGIWGWQHDWVLGVDSAVYRAGAETLLNGDPLYDANTLPVEPWWALLPFTYPPTAALFFIPLALVPTQVAWGLLTAVSLLALALCVRIAIGALPKPSTDGPRWWASPARSTIAFFLVFLGLEPVWRTTFLGQINIILMALVMLDILVIGARGSRWGGVLVGVAAAIKLTPIVFLGHLFITGRRMDAIRGLITFIVLQGLMFLIIPHDAARYWTYTLPDTGRIGPVHWAGNQSLNALMNRFTELAPWASKAAMGIGALLAIPAIWLVLRFHRKGQALAAMLVTAFWILLISPISWTHHWVWVAPLVVLLVSRLPKTTPATAWKRWLGTFAVFFVFISCVLLILPNGRNVELHWKVWQNILGSAYIFMPLVLALALAGRWWYLRRKQGTGDEEKHAEVASGG from the coding sequence GTGACCCGGACTGTTCCCGCCGACACCAACGGCGACGTTTCGGCGAGCCGCCCGCAGCATCGTCTGTCGCTGCGGAGGTCGCTCGCCCGCTTGTCCGTCCGGCCGAGATCGATCCTGATCCTGTCGGTGATCCCGCTGGTCGCGATCGGTTTCGGTATCTGGGGCTGGCAGCACGACTGGGTGCTCGGCGTGGACAGCGCGGTGTACCGCGCCGGTGCCGAGACACTGCTCAACGGTGATCCACTGTACGACGCGAACACGCTTCCGGTGGAGCCGTGGTGGGCGCTGTTGCCGTTCACCTATCCGCCGACGGCGGCGCTGTTCTTCATCCCGCTCGCGCTGGTCCCGACGCAGGTCGCCTGGGGGCTCCTGACCGCGGTTTCGCTGCTCGCGCTGGCACTGTGCGTCCGGATCGCCATCGGCGCGCTGCCGAAGCCCTCGACCGACGGCCCCCGCTGGTGGGCCTCGCCCGCCCGGTCCACGATCGCGTTCTTCCTGGTCTTCCTCGGCCTCGAACCGGTGTGGCGCACGACCTTCCTCGGCCAGATCAACATCATCCTGATGGCGCTGGTGATGCTGGACATCCTGGTCATCGGGGCGAGGGGCAGCCGCTGGGGCGGGGTGCTCGTCGGCGTCGCGGCCGCGATCAAGCTCACCCCGATCGTCTTCCTGGGGCATCTGTTCATCACCGGCCGCCGGATGGACGCCATCCGCGGGCTCATCACGTTCATCGTGCTGCAGGGCCTGATGTTCCTGATCATCCCGCACGACGCGGCCCGGTACTGGACCTACACGCTGCCCGACACCGGCCGGATCGGCCCGGTGCACTGGGCGGGCAACCAGTCGCTGAACGCGCTGATGAACCGCTTCACCGAGCTCGCGCCCTGGGCGTCGAAGGCGGCGATGGGGATCGGCGCGCTGCTCGCGATCCCGGCGATCTGGCTGGTGCTCCGCTTCCACCGCAAGGGCCAGGCGCTCGCGGCGATGCTGGTGACGGCGTTCTGGATCCTGCTGATCTCGCCGATCTCCTGGACCCACCACTGGGTCTGGGTGGCGCCGCTGGTCGTCCTGCTGGTCTCGCGCCTGCCGAAGACCACTCCCGCGACAGCGTGGAAACGCTGGCTCGGCACCTTCGCGGTGTTCTTCGTCTTCATCAGCTGCGTGCTGCTGATCCTGCCGAACGGCCGCAACGTCGAGCTGCACTGGAAGGTGTGGCAGAACATCCTCGGCAGCGCGTACATCTTCATGCCGCTGGTGCTGGCGCTCGCGCTGGCCGGGCGCTGGTGGTACCTGCGCCGGAAGCAGGGCACGGGGGACGAAGAAAAACATGCTGAAGTCGCGTCCGGCGGCTGA
- a CDS encoding glycosyltransferase 87 family protein yields MLKSRPAAEPRVLGAALAGALALAMLALGVVAWLGEWHLGADSAVYRAGALTLLKGEPLYTREALTTLPPWVLLPFTYTPAAAPLFLPLAIVPAGLTWGVAGALSLVCLSVVISVVARACGAPITRWWVLPLATAGALALEPVWKTLFLGQINLILMALVVLDVLVLSARGSRWAGVLIGISAAIKLTPLIFVPHLLFTGRWKDALRALGTFAGLEAVMFAVIPGDAVRFWTESATDPSRVGSVHWIFNQSLNGLVNRASELAPWSLTMAIAIAAVLAVPAVWLVVRLHRRGDVVGALLVTAFYGLLLSPVSWSHHWVWTVPLLVLLVIRRSWVPAAGVAVLFASGVIMFVPNGGVTEFGWGLGWSLLGNVYVLTAAIAITALAVRELRRGSAQVAAVAAK; encoded by the coding sequence ATGCTGAAGTCGCGTCCGGCGGCTGAGCCCCGTGTACTCGGGGCCGCGCTGGCGGGCGCGCTCGCGCTGGCGATGCTCGCGCTGGGCGTCGTCGCCTGGCTCGGCGAATGGCACCTCGGCGCGGACAGCGCCGTTTACCGCGCCGGTGCCCTCACCCTGCTGAAAGGTGAACCGCTCTACACCCGCGAGGCGCTGACGACGCTGCCGCCGTGGGTGCTGCTGCCGTTCACCTACACCCCGGCCGCGGCGCCGCTGTTCCTGCCGCTCGCGATCGTCCCGGCCGGGCTGACCTGGGGCGTCGCCGGCGCGCTCTCCTTGGTCTGCCTGAGCGTCGTGATCTCCGTGGTCGCCCGCGCCTGCGGAGCGCCGATCACCCGGTGGTGGGTGCTGCCGCTGGCCACGGCGGGCGCGCTGGCGCTGGAGCCGGTGTGGAAGACGCTCTTCCTCGGGCAGATCAACCTCATCCTGATGGCGCTGGTCGTCCTCGACGTCCTGGTGCTTTCGGCCCGCGGTTCGCGCTGGGCCGGGGTGCTGATCGGGATCTCGGCGGCGATCAAGCTGACGCCGCTGATCTTCGTGCCGCATCTGCTGTTCACCGGTCGCTGGAAGGACGCGCTGCGGGCGCTCGGCACGTTCGCCGGGCTCGAAGCCGTGATGTTCGCGGTGATCCCCGGCGACGCCGTCCGCTTCTGGACCGAGTCGGCGACCGATCCCAGCCGGGTCGGCTCCGTGCACTGGATCTTCAACCAATCACTCAACGGGCTGGTGAACCGCGCTTCGGAACTCGCGCCGTGGTCATTGACGATGGCCATCGCGATCGCCGCCGTCCTCGCTGTTCCCGCCGTCTGGCTGGTCGTGCGCCTGCACCGCCGCGGCGACGTGGTCGGCGCGCTGCTGGTGACCGCGTTCTACGGGCTGCTGCTCTCGCCGGTGTCGTGGTCACACCACTGGGTGTGGACGGTGCCGCTGCTGGTCCTGCTCGTCATCCGCCGGTCGTGGGTTCCGGCCGCGGGCGTCGCGGTGCTGTTCGCGAGCGGCGTGATCATGTTCGTGCCCAACGGCGGGGTGACCGAGTTCGGCTGGGGACTGGGCTGGTCGCTGCTCGGCAACGTCTACGTCCTCACCGCTGCGATCGCCATCACAGCCCTGGCCGTGCGGGAGCTGCGACGCGGGTCCGCCCAGGTCGCGGCCGTGGCGGCCAAGTAA
- a CDS encoding tyrosine-type recombinase/integrase yields MGHIQDRWYRPARDKETGKVILNGRGKPVLEKTDLYGIGMRYKVRYLDPDNEERSKAFPDKQKKRAEDFLIGVESDKREDKYIDPRASSKVFRKQGENWLKATSPDPATREILRSRLESQIYPTFGHLKFGQIKPSTIRDWVGDMDERGLSSNYQVVLFTIVAGVLDSAVDDRLIRENPCHAKTVRRPVGESPQVVVWPEERVHKVRKGLAERFRIAVPLGSGLGLRQGEILGYSPDDIDRDAMTVHVQRQIKTVKGVMMFAPPKGGKTRTVPLSPAMLAEIDDHQDRFPSVAVTLPWRKPDGEPVTVRLLMTGEDGRLYTGDLFTKVVWQGAFRTAEITYRGRADGMHALRHFFASTLLSRAVSIKELAEYLGHSDAGFTLRTYTHLVPSSHERARQAIDAVFGQATAAADAA; encoded by the coding sequence ATGGGACACATTCAAGATCGCTGGTACCGCCCCGCCCGTGACAAGGAGACCGGAAAGGTCATCCTCAACGGGCGGGGCAAGCCCGTGCTCGAAAAGACCGACCTGTACGGCATCGGCATGCGGTACAAGGTCCGCTACCTCGACCCCGACAACGAGGAACGCTCGAAAGCCTTTCCAGACAAGCAAAAGAAGCGCGCTGAAGACTTCCTCATCGGTGTGGAGTCGGACAAGCGTGAAGACAAGTACATCGATCCGCGGGCGTCGTCGAAGGTCTTCCGGAAGCAGGGTGAGAACTGGCTCAAGGCCACCTCACCCGATCCGGCCACGCGTGAGATTCTGCGTAGCCGACTGGAAAGTCAGATCTATCCCACCTTCGGACACTTGAAGTTCGGCCAGATCAAGCCGTCCACCATTCGTGACTGGGTGGGCGATATGGACGAACGGGGGCTGTCCTCGAACTACCAGGTAGTCCTGTTCACCATCGTGGCTGGAGTGCTGGACTCAGCGGTCGACGACAGGCTGATTCGAGAGAACCCCTGTCATGCCAAGACGGTTCGACGGCCGGTCGGTGAAAGCCCGCAGGTCGTCGTGTGGCCGGAGGAGCGAGTGCACAAGGTGCGGAAAGGGCTCGCCGAGCGGTTCCGAATCGCTGTCCCGCTGGGCTCTGGGCTGGGCCTGCGGCAAGGGGAAATCCTCGGGTACTCCCCGGACGACATCGACCGGGACGCGATGACCGTCCACGTTCAGCGGCAGATCAAGACCGTCAAGGGCGTGATGATGTTCGCCCCACCGAAGGGTGGCAAGACGCGAACTGTGCCGCTCTCCCCCGCCATGCTCGCCGAGATCGACGACCATCAGGACCGGTTCCCGTCCGTCGCGGTCACGCTGCCCTGGCGGAAGCCGGACGGCGAACCCGTGACGGTCCGGCTCCTGATGACAGGAGAAGACGGGCGGCTCTACACCGGAGACCTGTTCACCAAGGTGGTCTGGCAGGGCGCGTTCAGGACGGCGGAGATCACCTACCGTGGCCGGGCGGACGGCATGCACGCGCTGCGGCACTTCTTCGCCTCGACGCTGCTGTCTCGCGCCGTGTCGATCAAGGAACTCGCCGAGTACCTCGGCCACTCCGATGCCGGGTTCACCCTGCGGACGTACACGCACCTCGTCCCGTCGAGCCACGAGCGGGCTCGTCAGGCGATCGACGCGGTGTTCGGGCAAGCGACCGCAGCAGCGGACGCGGCATAG
- a CDS encoding helix-turn-helix transcriptional regulator, giving the protein MDNVSSVDRLWSVEDVSAYLGVPVKTLYQWKWLGEGPPVRKIGRHLRYDPAKVRAWSTDEAAA; this is encoded by the coding sequence ATGGACAACGTAAGCAGTGTTGACCGGCTTTGGTCGGTAGAGGACGTCTCGGCCTACCTCGGCGTGCCGGTCAAGACGCTCTACCAGTGGAAGTGGCTCGGCGAAGGTCCGCCGGTCCGCAAGATCGGCCGTCACCTCCGGTACGACCCGGCCAAGGTCCGCGCTTGGAGCACAGACGAGGCGGCGGCCTGA
- a CDS encoding 5-(carboxyamino)imidazole ribonucleotide synthase has translation MDKRTGLPIVGMVGGGQLARMTHQAAISLGQSLRVLAAGENESAGLVAGEVVQGHHTDLEALRSFAAGVDVLTFDHEHVPGEHLLTLAMEGVTIRPDPAALSMAQNKLVMREMMAGLEIPGPDFAEVSSVDDVIFFGDKHSWPVVLKAAQGGYDGRGVWMLDTAQHARETVPELLDAGTPLLVEEKVVMRRELSALVARSPFGQGAAWPVVETVQSGGINTEVLAPAPGLSIERTQEAQDLALRIAATLNVTGLLAVELFETDEGLLVNELAMRPHNSGHWTQDGSRTSQFEQHLRAVLDYPLGLTDLIAPACVMANVLGAPEAPEMGPDERLHHLFARYPDIRVHLYGKGERPGRKLGHVNLVGERMEELRDRALLAAHWLSHAVWLDGYEIH, from the coding sequence ATGGACAAACGAACCGGTCTTCCGATCGTGGGCATGGTGGGCGGCGGACAGCTGGCCAGGATGACCCACCAGGCGGCGATCTCCCTCGGCCAGTCCCTGCGCGTGCTGGCCGCCGGGGAGAACGAATCCGCCGGCCTCGTCGCGGGCGAGGTCGTGCAAGGGCACCACACCGACCTCGAAGCGCTGCGCTCGTTCGCCGCCGGGGTCGACGTGCTGACCTTCGACCACGAGCACGTTCCCGGCGAGCACCTGCTGACGCTCGCGATGGAAGGCGTCACCATCCGGCCAGATCCGGCCGCGTTGTCGATGGCGCAGAACAAGCTCGTCATGCGCGAGATGATGGCGGGGCTGGAGATCCCCGGCCCCGACTTCGCCGAAGTGTCCTCTGTGGACGACGTGATCTTCTTCGGTGACAAGCACTCCTGGCCGGTGGTGCTCAAGGCGGCGCAGGGCGGCTACGACGGCCGCGGCGTCTGGATGCTCGACACCGCGCAGCACGCGCGCGAGACCGTCCCCGAACTCCTCGACGCCGGAACCCCTTTGCTGGTCGAGGAAAAGGTCGTCATGCGGCGCGAACTGTCCGCGCTGGTGGCCCGGTCCCCGTTCGGGCAGGGCGCGGCGTGGCCGGTCGTGGAGACCGTGCAGTCCGGCGGGATCAACACCGAGGTGCTCGCCCCGGCGCCGGGGCTGAGCATCGAGCGCACGCAGGAGGCGCAGGACCTCGCGCTGCGGATCGCGGCCACGTTGAACGTGACCGGGCTGCTCGCCGTCGAGCTGTTCGAGACCGACGAAGGCCTGCTGGTCAACGAACTCGCCATGCGCCCGCACAACTCGGGACACTGGACGCAGGATGGCTCGCGGACGTCGCAGTTCGAGCAGCACTTGCGGGCGGTGCTCGACTACCCGCTCGGGCTGACCGACCTGATCGCCCCCGCCTGCGTGATGGCGAACGTCCTCGGCGCTCCCGAAGCGCCGGAGATGGGGCCGGACGAGCGGCTGCACCACCTGTTCGCGCGGTACCCGGACATCCGCGTCCACCTGTACGGCAAGGGGGAGCGGCCCGGCCGCAAACTCGGCCACGTCAACCTCGTTGGCGAACGCATGGAGGAGCTGCGCGACCGCGCGCTGCTCGCCGCGCACTGGCTTTCCCACGCCGTCTGGCTCGACGGCTACGAGATCCACTAG
- a CDS encoding class I adenylate-forming enzyme family protein — MQLTQVPRSLDYPEVPVGSVLAGAAARWGSRTAFAHGDQRLTFAETYSAACRFANALRAEGIGRGDVVALHLPNCLAYPIAYYGTLLAGATFSPANPLLPPDDLAFQLADAGAVAAVTVGPVARVLASVRDRTSVRLSIVVHPPDGLAEGEIEFTEFYSGHPDERPDVEIDIYRDLAHLAYTGGTTGRSKGVCLPHRNVVVNSLQSSCYRLGAVPAVDASGEVIVEQFGEPDEWPSRIGTGIALNLTPWFHAMGTIAALNVPLLDGATIVLHDRFDPAAYVADAELLRVTTIGGAPALFAALLSCPEFHTADLSSVLTIGSGAAPMNHAMIRALQNRFPGVLIIEGYGLTEVTMGAVIAPSYRSAVRKVGSVGLPLPDTEIKIVSAEGGEDPLPAGESGEVCLRGPQVMVGYRNRPEETSAALVDGWLHTGDIGLLDEDGYLSIVDRKKDMLLYKGYNVFPRELEELLITLPGVSAAAVVGKPDTEVGELPVAFVVRSDENVTAEQLLEAVGARVLPYKRLRAVHFVDQIPVSAAGKVLKRELRKQLTD, encoded by the coding sequence ATGCAGCTCACCCAGGTCCCCCGGTCGCTCGACTATCCCGAGGTCCCGGTCGGCTCGGTGCTGGCAGGCGCCGCTGCTCGCTGGGGCTCCCGCACGGCCTTCGCCCACGGAGACCAGCGCCTCACCTTCGCCGAGACGTACAGCGCGGCCTGCCGGTTCGCGAACGCCCTGCGCGCCGAGGGCATCGGCCGGGGCGACGTCGTGGCGCTCCACCTGCCGAACTGCCTGGCGTACCCGATCGCGTACTACGGGACGCTGCTCGCGGGGGCCACCTTCAGCCCGGCGAATCCCCTGCTCCCGCCGGACGACCTCGCCTTCCAGCTGGCCGACGCCGGAGCGGTCGCCGCTGTCACCGTCGGCCCGGTCGCGCGCGTGCTGGCTTCGGTGCGTGATCGGACGTCGGTCCGGCTGAGCATCGTCGTCCACCCGCCGGACGGGCTCGCCGAGGGAGAGATCGAGTTCACGGAGTTCTACTCCGGTCACCCCGACGAGCGGCCGGACGTCGAGATCGACATCTACCGCGATCTCGCCCACCTGGCGTACACCGGCGGCACCACCGGCCGCTCGAAAGGTGTCTGCCTGCCGCATCGGAACGTCGTGGTCAACAGCCTGCAGAGTTCCTGCTACCGGCTGGGCGCGGTCCCCGCCGTCGACGCCTCGGGCGAGGTGATCGTCGAGCAGTTCGGGGAGCCGGACGAATGGCCGTCCCGGATCGGCACCGGGATCGCCCTCAACCTGACGCCGTGGTTCCACGCGATGGGCACCATCGCCGCGCTCAACGTCCCGCTGCTCGACGGCGCCACCATCGTCCTGCACGACCGCTTCGACCCGGCCGCGTACGTGGCCGACGCCGAACTGCTGCGGGTCACCACCATCGGCGGGGCGCCCGCGCTGTTCGCAGCGCTGCTTTCCTGCCCCGAGTTTCACACAGCCGACCTGTCCTCGGTGCTGACCATCGGCTCCGGCGCGGCACCGATGAACCACGCGATGATCCGCGCCCTGCAGAACCGCTTCCCCGGCGTACTCATCATCGAGGGTTACGGCCTCACCGAGGTCACCATGGGCGCCGTCATCGCGCCGTCCTACCGGTCCGCCGTGCGGAAGGTCGGTTCGGTCGGCCTGCCGCTCCCCGACACCGAGATCAAGATCGTCTCGGCCGAAGGCGGCGAAGATCCTTTGCCCGCCGGGGAAAGCGGCGAGGTGTGCCTGCGCGGCCCGCAGGTGATGGTCGGCTATCGCAACCGCCCCGAGGAAACCTCTGCCGCGCTCGTCGACGGCTGGCTGCACACCGGCGACATCGGCCTCCTCGACGAGGACGGCTATCTATCCATTGTGGACCGCAAGAAGGACATGCTGCTGTACAAGGGCTACAACGTCTTCCCGCGTGAACTGGAAGAGCTGCTGATCACCCTGCCCGGTGTCTCCGCGGCGGCCGTGGTCGGCAAGCCGGACACCGAGGTCGGCGAGCTGCCGGTCGCGTTCGTGGTCCGCAGCGACGAGAACGTCACCGCCGAGCAGCTCTTGGAGGCCGTCGGCGCTCGCGTGCTGCCGTACAAACGACTGCGGGCGGTCCACTTCGTCGACCAGATCCCGGTGTCGGCCGCCGGGAAGGTGCTGAAACGGGAACTACGAAAGCAACTCACCGACTGA
- the purE gene encoding 5-(carboxyamino)imidazole ribonucleotide mutase, with the protein MSPQVGLIMGSDSDWPTMEAAGQALAEFGIEYEVGVYSAHRTPQRMLDYATSAASRGVRVIIAGAGGAAHLPGMVASATVLPVIGVPVPLKYLDGMDSLLSIVQMPAGVPVATVSVGGARNAGLLAVRILAASDEGLQAKMARFQADLEQLVLDKDAALRKRVEG; encoded by the coding sequence ATGTCGCCGCAGGTTGGCCTGATCATGGGCAGCGATTCGGACTGGCCGACGATGGAAGCGGCCGGGCAGGCCCTGGCCGAGTTCGGTATCGAATACGAGGTCGGCGTCTACTCGGCACACCGCACTCCGCAGCGGATGCTCGACTACGCGACTTCGGCCGCTTCGCGGGGCGTGCGCGTGATCATCGCGGGCGCCGGCGGGGCCGCGCACCTGCCGGGCATGGTCGCGTCGGCGACGGTGCTGCCGGTGATCGGCGTGCCGGTGCCGCTGAAGTACCTCGACGGCATGGACTCGCTGCTCTCGATCGTGCAGATGCCCGCCGGTGTCCCGGTCGCGACGGTTTCCGTCGGCGGGGCACGGAACGCCGGCCTGCTCGCGGTGCGCATCCTCGCCGCGTCCGACGAGGGGCTGCAGGCGAAGATGGCCCGTTTCCAGGCGGATCTGGAGCAGCTGGTGCTCGACAAGGACGCCGCCCTGCGCAAACGCGTCGAAGGCTGA